From Pseudomonas sp. stari2, a single genomic window includes:
- a CDS encoding YncE family protein: MLFSKTWLALAGLALGLTGPHVQAKEPLLYTLDASTVLPGDGYSWGFAALEPKGPHLFVARRENGLSVFDVDQQKLLKTLDNSTGANAVAFVPERNRAYVANMDGTLGIVALDRLQVLQRLKLDSGNLNNLVYDASRDRLIVTSGRRGDHSTLYLIDAKTDRLTDAVDVPAQKLDGPVILENGHFIVPMRDEDKVAVLSGAKLEQQQFWTFKGCSKPSALAVDESRQRLFVACRGNNPTLVIADLATGKAFSTLPIGRAVNALAYDRMKDQLLVPSGADASLAIIQRDNQSQYHLLGTVGTRPWAHNMVLDAQRGQAYLFTADFTQPASSREQPKPDPVFHPDTFTVLTFKSQ, encoded by the coding sequence ATGTTGTTTTCAAAAACGTGGCTCGCACTTGCAGGCTTGGCGCTTGGCCTGACCGGCCCCCATGTTCAAGCGAAGGAGCCGTTGCTATACACCCTCGACGCTTCAACGGTATTGCCAGGCGACGGTTACAGTTGGGGCTTCGCGGCACTGGAACCCAAGGGTCCGCATCTGTTCGTCGCCCGCCGCGAAAACGGCCTGTCGGTGTTCGACGTCGACCAACAGAAACTGCTGAAGACCCTCGACAACTCAACCGGCGCCAACGCCGTCGCCTTCGTACCGGAACGCAACCGCGCCTATGTCGCCAACATGGATGGAACGCTGGGTATCGTGGCGCTGGATCGTCTGCAAGTGTTGCAACGGCTCAAGCTCGATTCAGGCAACCTCAACAACCTGGTTTATGACGCCAGCCGCGACCGGTTGATCGTCACCAGCGGTCGGCGCGGCGATCATTCGACGCTGTATCTGATCGATGCGAAAACCGATCGTCTGACCGATGCGGTGGATGTGCCGGCGCAAAAGCTCGACGGCCCGGTGATCCTTGAAAACGGCCACTTCATCGTCCCCATGCGCGACGAGGATAAAGTCGCCGTGCTTTCAGGAGCAAAGCTCGAACAGCAGCAATTCTGGACATTCAAGGGTTGCAGCAAGCCCAGCGCACTGGCGGTGGACGAATCGCGCCAGCGTCTGTTTGTGGCCTGTCGAGGGAACAATCCGACTCTGGTGATCGCGGATCTGGCCACGGGTAAAGCTTTTAGCACCCTGCCCATCGGCCGTGCCGTGAACGCGCTGGCTTACGATCGGATGAAAGACCAGTTGCTGGTGCCCAGCGGCGCCGACGCCAGCCTCGCGATTATCCAGCGCGACAATCAGAGTCAATACCATCTGCTCGGCACAGTCGGGACCCGGCCATGGGCGCACAACATGGTGCTGGACGCCCAACGCGGTCAGGCCTATCTGTTCACCGCCGACTTCACCCAACCCGCGTCGAGCCGGGAACAACCCAAACCCGACCCGGTGTTTCACCCCGACACTTTTACGGTCCTGACCTTCAAGTCGCAGTAA
- a CDS encoding class I SAM-dependent methyltransferase, translating into MKTQDGQLFFTPPSQADAYKELRDIHGEIHTIAGEYWNWPSVATLSRPSLARILNLNFLYDEMLPVAGSICEFGVHYGSSLATLLNLRAIKEPYNYSRHIFGFDTFSGFAEVDEKDGAQVKAGDFHVDDGYENLLERLLQAQESLSPNNHLKKFTLIKGDASETSKRWLEDNPHSLISMAIFDMDVYKPTKDVLEAIKPRLSKGSILVFDELNCPHFPGETQALLEVFDMNTIQVLRSPFLPYVSYFRL; encoded by the coding sequence ATGAAAACTCAAGACGGTCAGCTGTTTTTCACCCCTCCCAGCCAAGCGGATGCCTACAAGGAGCTGCGGGATATTCATGGCGAGATTCATACAATCGCAGGGGAATACTGGAACTGGCCTTCGGTTGCTACTCTGTCTAGGCCTTCCCTGGCGCGAATCTTGAACCTTAACTTCCTGTACGACGAGATGCTCCCTGTCGCGGGATCTATCTGCGAGTTTGGCGTTCATTACGGCAGCAGTCTGGCAACGTTGCTGAATCTTCGGGCTATCAAGGAACCCTACAATTACTCGCGGCATATCTTTGGCTTCGACACCTTCAGTGGTTTTGCCGAAGTTGACGAGAAAGATGGTGCGCAAGTAAAAGCGGGCGATTTTCATGTAGACGATGGCTATGAGAATTTGCTGGAGCGGCTTCTCCAGGCTCAAGAGTCGTTAAGCCCGAATAATCACCTGAAGAAGTTCACTCTGATCAAGGGCGATGCTTCAGAGACTTCGAAACGATGGCTTGAAGACAATCCTCACTCGCTCATCTCGATGGCCATTTTCGATATGGACGTCTATAAGCCGACGAAGGATGTGCTGGAAGCGATCAAGCCACGACTGTCAAAAGGTTCGATTCTGGTATTTGACGAGCTGAACTGCCCTCACTTCCCGGGCGAAACACAAGCGCTGCTTGAAGTGTTTGACATGAACACTATTCAGGTCCTGCGTTCGCCGTTCCTGCCTTACGTATCGTACTTTCGCTTGTGA
- a CDS encoding MBL fold metallo-hydrolase, with the protein MDIEFVNHASLLLEEKGSYFLTDPWYVSPAFGGWIQNPSPRTAMIEKLLSLSVDKLNVIISHGHDDHLDEFFIQQHLADATFFVPKFKTNGLSKRIERLTGRYPVELTEEAHCVDGVELRCFINPDFTEYDSIVTIVSETDAVIHANDNWHEYPVALTDALNECLSTVPVERRYFFIQFGIADSFPVNYPSFDKQSADEMIESRFKSYQAATTANLKHLGLDKGFYYANQSLYQYPASWDRGSLYDLAQDFLRRNPGPFTQCVSGIDIKTGQLHESPGEELFDLLLEQLERFLNKAVGGPVPVRLLTASDEYESGTVGYEASRHVWSRILNAELTLEAIIIGGMGLVHRPDQNISSIHARVSKLAYLIQSKLISNGLNFLMESK; encoded by the coding sequence TTGGATATAGAGTTCGTCAATCACGCCTCATTGCTTCTGGAAGAGAAGGGCAGTTATTTTCTTACTGATCCCTGGTACGTTTCTCCAGCGTTTGGCGGGTGGATTCAAAACCCGTCACCCAGAACAGCAATGATTGAGAAGTTGCTTTCTCTTTCGGTCGATAAACTTAATGTCATCATTTCGCATGGTCATGACGATCATCTGGATGAGTTTTTCATTCAGCAGCATCTGGCAGACGCCACGTTCTTTGTTCCGAAGTTCAAGACGAATGGGCTGTCCAAACGTATTGAGCGCCTTACCGGCCGTTATCCGGTTGAGCTGACAGAAGAGGCGCATTGCGTCGACGGAGTGGAGCTGAGATGCTTCATCAATCCGGATTTCACGGAATACGATTCGATTGTGACTATCGTGTCTGAAACCGATGCGGTCATTCATGCCAACGATAACTGGCACGAGTATCCGGTTGCGCTCACCGATGCGCTCAATGAGTGTTTGAGTACGGTCCCGGTTGAACGTCGTTACTTTTTTATCCAGTTCGGAATCGCTGACAGTTTTCCGGTCAACTACCCGTCCTTTGACAAGCAAAGTGCGGACGAGATGATCGAGTCTCGATTCAAGTCCTATCAGGCCGCAACCACGGCTAACCTCAAACATCTGGGGCTCGATAAGGGTTTCTATTACGCGAATCAATCGCTGTATCAATACCCGGCCTCTTGGGATAGAGGTTCTCTCTACGATCTTGCGCAAGACTTTTTGCGCCGAAATCCAGGGCCGTTCACCCAGTGTGTGTCCGGAATCGACATAAAAACGGGTCAGCTCCACGAGTCCCCAGGTGAAGAGCTCTTTGATTTGCTGCTTGAGCAGCTCGAGCGTTTTCTGAACAAGGCAGTGGGCGGTCCTGTTCCCGTGAGATTGCTCACGGCGTCGGATGAATACGAGAGCGGTACTGTCGGCTACGAGGCTTCGCGGCATGTCTGGTCAAGGATATTGAACGCCGAGCTGACGCTGGAGGCGATTATCATCGGAGGCATGGGGCTCGTGCACAGGCCGGATCAAAATATATCCAGCATCCACGCCAGGGTTTCCAAACTGGCCTACCTGATTCAAAGCAAACTCATTTCGAACGGTCTTAACTTTTTGATGGAAAGTAAATGA